One region of Metallosphaera sedula DSM 5348 genomic DNA includes:
- a CDS encoding sulfurtransferase TusA family protein, with amino-acid sequence MSQETKIAKTLDVKGMYCPGPVMETAKAIKQINVGEVLEVLATDPAAKPDIEAWARRTGHQILDIQQQGGVTRILVKRAK; translated from the coding sequence ATGTCACAAGAAACAAAAATAGCCAAAACCCTAGATGTAAAGGGAATGTATTGTCCTGGCCCTGTAATGGAGACAGCCAAGGCAATAAAGCAAATAAATGTGGGCGAAGTCCTTGAGGTCCTAGCAACTGATCCAGCTGCTAAGCCAGATATTGAGGCATGGGCGAGGAGAACAGGACACCAGATTCTGGACATTCAACAACAGGGCGGTGTAACTAGGATCCTCGTGAAGAGGGCCAAGTAA
- a CDS encoding DUF1641 domain-containing protein: MSQQDPLEILLKEENLQKITKLMDVLPAFEKVAEKLSEMDKKGELDFMLDMLGQVVSIADAMQKADLMNTLVSFGMDQIGKVQALWPLLEKMTSDRVINIIQQLDIDSTLGALEKLTPVLNKLTSDKAIKVLQSIDYDSLLEYMGSLTPLLSKLTSEKTLKIIQSLDMDALLSAAETMTPTLAKLANMMSEMQKSGQLDNLMNLMQQGLALLDTVQKTDLINTLIAFGMDQIGKVQALWPLLEKMTSEDTINMIQKMDIDGLLKAMNSLMPMMQKLTSDRAIKLIQQLDVESMLGAFEASMPMLKKLTDEKTVKALAQMDMDSMINLMMKFAELQRTGVMDRMYKLMDVMADPQLVDTMVSVMEKFAKAMKIWASDLPNVKPVGIGGLAGLTRDPDSKYALGIMTSLLKATGKAFKE, from the coding sequence ATGTCGCAACAGGACCCATTGGAAATTTTGCTCAAGGAAGAAAATTTACAAAAAATCACTAAACTAATGGATGTTCTACCTGCGTTCGAGAAGGTCGCTGAGAAACTAAGCGAGATGGACAAGAAAGGGGAACTAGACTTCATGTTGGATATGCTGGGGCAGGTTGTGAGCATTGCTGATGCGATGCAGAAGGCTGACCTGATGAATACGTTAGTTTCATTTGGTATGGATCAGATAGGGAAGGTTCAGGCTCTGTGGCCTCTCCTGGAGAAGATGACCAGTGATAGGGTAATTAACATTATCCAGCAACTCGATATAGACTCCACCCTAGGAGCTCTTGAGAAGCTCACCCCAGTACTTAACAAGCTAACTAGCGATAAGGCGATAAAGGTACTACAAAGTATAGACTACGACTCCCTCCTGGAGTACATGGGATCCCTGACACCGCTACTTAGTAAGCTGACGAGCGAGAAAACCTTGAAGATAATACAGAGCCTAGATATGGACGCGCTTCTGAGCGCTGCTGAAACCATGACACCAACGCTCGCCAAACTTGCTAACATGATGAGCGAGATGCAGAAATCCGGCCAACTGGATAATCTCATGAACCTAATGCAACAGGGACTTGCTCTACTTGACACTGTCCAGAAGACCGACCTAATAAATACCCTGATAGCCTTTGGTATGGATCAGATAGGGAAGGTTCAGGCTCTGTGGCCTCTCCTGGAGAAGATGACCAGCGAGGATACAATTAACATGATTCAGAAGATGGACATTGACGGTTTACTCAAGGCTATGAATTCCTTAATGCCCATGATGCAGAAGCTCACAAGTGATAGGGCAATTAAGCTGATCCAGCAACTGGATGTAGAGAGCATGTTGGGAGCCTTTGAGGCGTCAATGCCCATGTTGAAGAAGCTGACCGACGAGAAAACAGTTAAGGCACTCGCTCAGATGGACATGGATTCCATGATCAACCTAATGATGAAGTTTGCTGAACTGCAGAGAACTGGAGTTATGGATAGGATGTACAAACTCATGGACGTAATGGCAGATCCACAACTGGTGGATACAATGGTTTCAGTCATGGAGAAGTTCGCCAAGGCCATGAAGATATGGGCTAGCGATCTGCCTAACGTGAAACCTGTGGGTATAGGAGGACTAGCAGGCCTGACAAGGGATCCAGATTCCAAGTATGCCCTTGGAATAATGACCTCCCTACTCAAGGCTACTGGGAAGGCGTTCAAGGAGTAG
- a CDS encoding PIN domain-containing protein: MNMFAVISPSSYPKLALILEKFSGYKLIVTTYGVSYALQNHINIDYALDRGVWVRAYSHKPGTFSGLPMHEAEAIMVASDLQAILIASDEKVKKEAERLGVKVVSPD; encoded by the coding sequence ATGAATATGTTTGCCGTAATCTCACCGAGTTCCTACCCTAAGCTAGCACTTATCCTCGAGAAGTTTTCAGGGTATAAGTTAATTGTCACCACGTACGGTGTCTCCTACGCACTCCAGAATCACATTAACATCGATTACGCTCTGGATAGGGGTGTATGGGTCAGAGCTTACTCGCATAAACCTGGGACCTTTTCCGGGTTACCCATGCATGAGGCAGAGGCCATAATGGTTGCGTCAGATTTACAGGCAATATTGATTGCCTCAGATGAAAAGGTAAAGAAGGAGGCCGAAAGGCTAGGGGTTAAGGTTGTGTCCCCTGACTAG
- a CDS encoding DsrE family protein, translating into MAQTQTEQTQEEQKKKILIVVTHGPEDLDRTYAPLFMASISASMEYETSVFFMIKGPLLLSKKWQEDERKKGGNPFIHFFDMAKDNNVKMYVCVQSLKDMCHMNESDVVDGIELVGGSTLIDLTLDADRTLFF; encoded by the coding sequence TTGGCGCAAACCCAAACTGAACAAACACAGGAGGAACAGAAAAAGAAAATACTCATAGTTGTGACCCACGGACCGGAGGATTTGGACAGGACCTACGCCCCCCTCTTCATGGCATCAATCTCTGCCTCAATGGAATATGAGACATCCGTGTTCTTCATGATAAAGGGCCCATTACTACTATCAAAGAAATGGCAGGAAGACGAGAGAAAGAAGGGAGGAAACCCGTTCATACACTTCTTCGATATGGCAAAGGACAACAACGTAAAGATGTATGTGTGCGTCCAAAGCCTTAAGGACATGTGCCACATGAACGAAAGCGACGTTGTGGATGGAATAGAGCTTGTGGGAGGATCAACCCTAATAGATTTAACACTGGATGCGGACAGAACACTATTCTTCTGA
- a CDS encoding dihydrolipoyl dehydrogenase family protein: MKFDVVIIGGGSSGYVAGSVLARHGKNVLVVEKEKFGGVCVRSGCVPSIFLYDVSFSLSRSSEIGNYKGLTIDVGARDIFASRNTLIEYLSDAGQKLVENAGGTTLIGEARVKGSVVEVNGKEIEYDNMIIASGSSPLLPRIKGVEGGITEDQAVNLDYVPKEMVVVGGGFAGVEIAQFFARLGSSVSLVTRGRILQEMSEEARKIILDSLEWDGVTVKENCEPVYQDGKLLKTTCGEFRGEVVYATGRRPNIPEDVSSVGVKVNCNGIVVDRYMRTSNPRIWAVGDVVDKERKVAHSAMMEGIVASLSILGQPVEVDYSVVPQVIYTDPQVAVVGNRRNVVKFSTFPLSASTRAIIHGIREGYVRLGFDEKDRICFGEVVSHYSEEIINIVSIAIKAGMRAKDLALVPFVHPSISESVSNTAKALFNLDVDVFKDKNGT, encoded by the coding sequence ATGAAATTTGACGTCGTGATAATAGGCGGTGGCTCTAGCGGTTACGTAGCGGGATCTGTACTAGCTAGACATGGGAAAAATGTGCTCGTGGTCGAGAAGGAGAAGTTCGGAGGGGTCTGTGTAAGGTCAGGATGCGTTCCAAGTATTTTTTTATATGATGTTTCTTTTTCCCTCTCTAGGTCCTCAGAGATTGGAAATTATAAGGGATTGACAATAGATGTTGGAGCGAGGGATATATTTGCCTCTAGAAACACGTTAATAGAATACCTTTCTGATGCTGGACAAAAACTGGTGGAAAACGCCGGTGGAACTACGCTGATCGGGGAAGCTAGGGTTAAGGGTTCGGTGGTTGAGGTTAACGGGAAGGAGATAGAATACGATAACATGATTATTGCCTCGGGCTCTTCCCCTCTTCTGCCCAGAATCAAGGGAGTAGAGGGTGGGATTACTGAGGACCAGGCAGTAAACCTGGATTACGTCCCTAAGGAGATGGTGGTGGTTGGAGGAGGATTTGCAGGCGTTGAGATAGCCCAGTTCTTCGCCAGGTTAGGATCCTCTGTATCCCTAGTTACACGAGGGAGAATTCTCCAGGAAATGAGTGAAGAAGCAAGGAAGATCATCCTAGATTCGCTGGAATGGGATGGAGTTACAGTGAAGGAAAATTGCGAACCTGTGTATCAGGATGGCAAGCTTCTGAAAACCACCTGTGGGGAGTTTAGGGGGGAGGTAGTTTACGCCACCGGGAGGAGACCAAACATTCCCGAAGACGTTAGTTCCGTTGGAGTGAAGGTTAACTGCAATGGGATAGTGGTCGACAGGTACATGAGGACCAGCAATCCAAGGATTTGGGCCGTAGGTGACGTTGTGGATAAGGAAAGGAAGGTAGCCCACTCTGCGATGATGGAGGGAATTGTTGCGTCCCTTTCTATCCTTGGACAACCTGTGGAGGTTGATTACTCGGTTGTACCGCAGGTAATCTACACAGATCCTCAAGTTGCAGTGGTGGGGAATAGGAGAAACGTAGTTAAGTTTAGTACTTTCCCGCTTAGTGCCTCGACCAGAGCCATCATCCATGGTATCAGGGAAGGGTACGTGAGGCTGGGTTTTGACGAGAAGGATAGGATATGTTTTGGCGAAGTGGTGTCTCATTATTCGGAAGAAATAATTAACATCGTTTCGATTGCAATTAAGGCCGGAATGAGGGCAAAGGATTTAGCCCTAGTTCCATTTGTTCATCCCTCGATCTCAGAGAGCGTAAGCAATACAGCTAAAGCATTATTTAACTTGGATGTAGATGTATTCAAGGATAAAAATGGAACTTAA
- a CDS encoding histone deacetylase family protein: MTYGDSLGIVWDERFREISFSHPMIRDVSKSRIVRFRELVSTLNVYFISPKPATYEDLLEVHDESLLRKIKEVSSLPYIGFLDSGDTVHYPGMFDDILLVAGSTLTAIFMSRFFDSIYIPLGGFHHATRSRSMGFCPINDVNLAISRLMKMGERVALVDVDAHHANGVEEMFYDKPVLKINIFAYDGKFFPGTGDYRRRGKGEGTGYNFNVGLPLGSADDSFQEALRLLDVVEDFKPSVLLVVAGVDGHKDDGLKSLNLTTNSFNLLGLKVSRLARRVNARIISFGGGGYGPGSAPSMFSFVKGLMGNRSEDEMPTQDEEKKAYVKKLVDLLLERLPSSLE, encoded by the coding sequence TTGACGTATGGGGACTCATTAGGGATAGTCTGGGATGAAAGGTTTAGGGAGATCTCCTTCTCCCACCCCATGATAAGGGACGTTTCCAAGAGCAGAATCGTGAGGTTCAGGGAGCTGGTCTCAACTCTCAATGTCTACTTCATATCTCCTAAACCTGCCACGTACGAGGATCTGCTCGAGGTTCACGATGAGAGCCTTCTAAGAAAGATCAAGGAAGTTAGTTCCCTCCCTTACATTGGCTTCCTAGATTCGGGGGACACGGTTCATTACCCTGGCATGTTTGACGATATTCTTCTAGTTGCGGGTTCGACTCTCACGGCAATCTTCATGTCAAGGTTCTTTGACTCAATTTACATTCCGCTGGGGGGATTTCATCATGCCACTAGATCAAGATCCATGGGTTTTTGCCCCATAAACGACGTTAACTTAGCGATATCGAGACTCATGAAAATGGGAGAAAGGGTCGCACTGGTTGACGTAGACGCCCACCACGCGAATGGAGTGGAGGAAATGTTCTATGACAAACCAGTGCTCAAGATCAATATTTTCGCTTATGATGGCAAATTCTTCCCGGGAACCGGTGATTACAGGAGAAGGGGGAAAGGAGAAGGGACGGGTTATAACTTCAATGTCGGGTTACCTCTGGGCTCTGCTGACGACTCGTTTCAGGAGGCATTAAGGTTGCTCGATGTGGTTGAAGACTTCAAACCATCAGTCCTACTCGTGGTTGCCGGGGTAGATGGGCATAAGGATGACGGACTCAAATCCCTCAATCTGACCACGAACTCCTTCAATTTACTGGGCCTAAAGGTGAGCAGGTTAGCTAGGAGGGTTAACGCAAGGATTATTTCCTTTGGAGGAGGAGGCTACGGTCCAGGTTCAGCACCCTCTATGTTTTCCTTTGTGAAGGGACTCATGGGAAACAGGTCAGAGGATGAAATGCCCACACAAGATGAGGAGAAAAAGGCTTACGTGAAAAAATTAGTGGATCTACTCCTTGAACGCCTTCCCAGTAGCCTTGAGTAG
- a CDS encoding thioredoxin family protein, which produces MSYDSIVKQYLKVIKGLKINHCKASELISQLSGANIQVEENEGCEKPQIHVWSNGRKHFSYLGIPAVNELWPFLNALVRISTNTVQLDPQELDMAKMVRGNVKLFVTPDCTKCPIAAELLYQVALVNQNVELEIIDSETYDDLAKKYHVLSVPKIVLNDKTEIPGGFPPNIVLKMLVKSSSSQGTQP; this is translated from the coding sequence GTGAGTTACGATAGCATTGTTAAGCAATATCTCAAGGTTATAAAGGGTCTCAAGATAAACCACTGTAAGGCCTCCGAACTAATATCTCAACTTAGCGGGGCCAATATTCAGGTAGAGGAAAATGAAGGATGCGAAAAACCTCAGATTCATGTGTGGTCAAATGGCAGAAAGCACTTCTCATATCTCGGTATTCCAGCAGTAAATGAGCTGTGGCCTTTCCTGAATGCCCTAGTCAGGATATCCACCAACACTGTTCAACTGGATCCGCAGGAGCTGGACATGGCTAAAATGGTAAGAGGTAACGTGAAGCTGTTTGTTACACCCGATTGCACCAAGTGCCCCATCGCAGCTGAGCTTCTCTACCAAGTTGCCCTGGTTAACCAGAACGTAGAACTGGAGATCATAGATAGTGAAACCTACGACGATTTAGCTAAGAAATATCACGTCTTAAGCGTTCCAAAGATAGTCCTTAACGACAAGACCGAGATACCTGGCGGATTTCCTCCCAACATTGTCCTGAAGATGCTAGTTAAGTCGAGCTCTAGTCAGGGGACACAACCTTAA
- a CDS encoding 4Fe-4S dicluster domain-containing protein, with the protein MAQAKSILQLPDDPRFLDMAYEVQGAVPEEDRNLLSNLSPQDRETAIKFWQAVKSDFRYDEYLRGCLNCGVCTSGCPAAKFYDFGPREMIQYMMRDEVDKIWEFTNKKVWACVQCYTCSMRCPFNNEIAGLIMLLREYSVQFALPSAKEILAPYRRVLYTVLTMGNQVTPDMIQPDAFPDWGPQAVEESKNMDVYRKAIPVDLMQRTDIGWHPSLQTAVEMMTIMIESGVMDSLRGVDKDLYDMIMDIYEDRKSQLEEIKEKWQKGELDENELPDSWLDL; encoded by the coding sequence ATGGCTCAAGCAAAGAGTATACTCCAACTACCCGATGATCCAAGATTTCTAGACATGGCATACGAAGTTCAAGGTGCGGTACCGGAGGAGGATAGAAACCTTCTCTCGAATCTATCGCCTCAGGATAGGGAGACTGCCATAAAGTTCTGGCAGGCCGTAAAGTCAGATTTCAGATATGATGAGTATCTAAGAGGTTGCCTGAACTGTGGGGTCTGTACTTCGGGTTGCCCCGCAGCCAAGTTTTACGACTTCGGTCCCAGGGAAATGATACAGTACATGATGAGGGATGAGGTAGACAAGATATGGGAGTTCACAAACAAGAAGGTATGGGCATGCGTACAGTGTTACACGTGTTCCATGAGATGCCCCTTCAACAACGAAATAGCTGGGCTCATTATGCTCCTAAGGGAGTACTCAGTTCAATTCGCACTACCCTCTGCGAAGGAAATCCTTGCCCCGTATAGAAGGGTCCTCTACACCGTGTTAACCATGGGTAACCAGGTAACTCCAGACATGATCCAGCCGGATGCCTTCCCAGACTGGGGTCCACAGGCAGTCGAGGAGTCCAAGAACATGGATGTTTACAGGAAGGCCATTCCAGTGGACTTGATGCAGAGGACAGATATAGGATGGCACCCCTCACTTCAGACCGCAGTGGAAATGATGACAATAATGATTGAGTCGGGAGTTATGGATTCGCTCAGGGGAGTTGACAAGGACCTCTACGACATGATAATGGACATCTATGAGGACAGGAAATCCCAGTTAGAGGAGATTAAGGAGAAGTGGCAGAAAGGGGAACTGGACGAGAACGAACTTCCAGACAGCTGGTTAGATCTTTAA
- a CDS encoding DsrE/DsrF/DrsH-like family protein, with amino-acid sequence MAGKKLSIIVFSGTVDKLMPVGILASGAAASGYEVNLFFTFWGLNAISKNGMQAQPQVDKNYEQMGPMMMKRMMDMKFPMWHQMVREAKEVGEVKVYACSTTMEFFGLKKEDLADFVDDVVGVATFLDRAEGGTTLFI; translated from the coding sequence TTGGCAGGAAAGAAGTTATCCATAATAGTCTTCTCAGGAACAGTAGACAAGCTGATGCCTGTGGGTATTCTCGCTTCAGGCGCAGCTGCCTCAGGATATGAGGTTAACCTTTTCTTCACCTTCTGGGGCTTAAACGCAATTAGCAAGAACGGAATGCAGGCACAACCGCAAGTCGATAAAAACTACGAGCAAATGGGTCCGATGATGATGAAGAGAATGATGGACATGAAGTTCCCCATGTGGCATCAGATGGTTAGAGAAGCCAAGGAGGTTGGTGAGGTAAAGGTCTACGCATGCTCCACAACCATGGAATTCTTCGGTCTAAAGAAGGAAGATCTAGCTGACTTCGTGGACGACGTGGTTGGCGTTGCAACCTTCCTGGATAGAGCCGAGGGAGGGACAACCCTATTTATCTAA